In Lentibacillus amyloliquefaciens, one DNA window encodes the following:
- the infC gene encoding translation initiation factor IF-3: protein MNVNEKIRAREVRLIDSNGDQLGVKSRNEALDIAQKRELDLVLVAPNAKPPVCRIMNYGKYRYEQQKKEKEARKKQKVINVKEVRFTPGIGEHDFNTKLKNARKFLEKGDKVKASVRFRGRAITHKDLGREVLDRLAEETNDVATVESKAKMEGRNMFMMLAPIKEK, encoded by the coding sequence ATGAACGTCAATGAGAAAATTCGTGCCCGGGAGGTACGACTGATCGATTCAAACGGGGATCAGCTGGGAGTGAAATCACGTAACGAAGCACTCGATATTGCACAAAAACGCGAACTGGATCTGGTTTTGGTGGCGCCAAATGCCAAACCGCCAGTGTGCCGAATTATGAACTATGGCAAATATCGTTACGAACAGCAAAAGAAAGAAAAAGAAGCACGCAAAAAACAAAAAGTTATTAATGTTAAAGAAGTGCGTTTCACTCCAGGAATTGGCGAACATGATTTCAACACCAAATTGAAGAATGCGAGAAAGTTCTTAGAAAAAGGCGATAAAGTGAAAGCTTCTGTCCGGTTCCGCGGACGTGCCATTACACACAAGGATCTCGGCCGGGAAGTTCTTGACCGTCTGGCAGAAGAAACAAACGATGTTGCGACTGTTGAATCCAAAGCAAAAATGGAAGGCCGCAATATGTTTATGATGCTTGCGCCAATTAAAGAAAAATAA
- the rpmI gene encoding 50S ribosomal protein L35, giving the protein MPKMKSHKGSQKRLSKTGTGKLKRGHAYTSHMFANKSQKQKRKLRKSAIVSKSDFRRIKTMLPYK; this is encoded by the coding sequence ATGCCAAAGATGAAAAGCCATAAAGGTTCTCAAAAACGACTTAGTAAAACAGGTACAGGAAAATTAAAACGCGGACATGCGTATACAAGCCATATGTTCGCAAACAAATCACAAAAGCAGAAGCGTAAACTGCGTAAATCCGCTATTGTTTCAAAAAGTGATTTTAGACGCATCAAAACGATGCTTCCGTATAAATAA
- the rplT gene encoding 50S ribosomal protein L20 gives MSRVKGGTVTRKRRKRVLKLAKGYYGSKRALFKQAKQQVMKSGQYAYRDRRQKKRDFRKLWIARINAAARMNDISYSRLMHGLKQAGVEVNRKMLSDLAINDEKAFAQLADKAKAALK, from the coding sequence ATGTCACGTGTAAAAGGTGGAACAGTTACGCGTAAACGTCGTAAACGCGTATTAAAATTAGCTAAAGGTTATTATGGCTCGAAAAGAGCGCTATTTAAACAAGCGAAACAGCAGGTTATGAAGTCTGGTCAATACGCTTACCGCGACCGCAGACAGAAAAAACGTGACTTCCGCAAGTTGTGGATTGCCCGTATTAATGCTGCAGCACGCATGAACGATATTTCATACAGCAGATTAATGCACGGATTGAAGCAAGCTGGTGTTGAAGTTAACCGTAAAATGCTGTCAGACCTCGCAATCAACGACGAAAAAGCATTTGCACAATTAGCCGATAAAGCTAAAGCAGCCCTTAAATAA
- the thrS gene encoding threonine--tRNA ligase, with protein sequence MADLTITFPDGASKAFPGGTTGEDIASSISPGLKKQALAVKVDGEQFDLKKELPHGGAIEIITYKNNEGIDIMRHSTAHLLAQAVTRLFDNVKFGVGPVIEEGFYYDIDMGHTLTPEDLPKIEKEMKRIVDENLEIERIEVSRNEAREMFQEIGDDLKLELIDDIPEDEQVTIYRQGNFFDLCRGIHVPSTSKIKAFKLLSISGAYWRGDSNNKQLQRIYGTAFEKQGQLDEHLRILEERKERDHRKLGKELDIFTVSQQVGQGLPLWLPKGATIRRIIERYIVDIEERLGYDHVYTPLLGSVDLYKTSGHWDHYQDDMFPTMEMDNEDLVLRPMNCPHHMMVYKNQLYSYRNLPVRIAELGTMHRHEMSGALAGLQRVRAMTLNDAHIFARPDQLKDEFIRVVELVQRVYKDFGIKDYYFRLSYRDPEDKEKYINNDEMWEKAQAMLKETMEEMDVEYVEAEGEAAFYGPKLDVQVKTALGKDETLSTVQLDYQLPERFDLTYIGKDGNEHRPIVIHRGVVSTMERFVAFLIEEYKGAFPTWLAPVQVKVIPVSPDAHMDYAKKVADNLRFQGVRIEVDERDEKIGYKIREAQTQKVPFALVLGDKEIEKESVNVRRYGEKDSETISYNDFEKMIKEEIDQKVLQRK encoded by the coding sequence ATGGCGGATTTAACAATAACGTTTCCGGATGGAGCGAGTAAGGCGTTTCCTGGGGGAACGACCGGCGAAGATATTGCAAGTTCTATTTCACCCGGACTAAAGAAACAGGCACTCGCTGTCAAAGTAGATGGAGAACAGTTTGATCTAAAGAAGGAACTTCCTCATGGCGGCGCGATCGAAATCATCACCTATAAAAACAATGAGGGCATTGATATTATGCGCCATTCAACAGCTCACTTGCTGGCACAGGCAGTCACCCGGTTGTTTGATAATGTGAAGTTCGGCGTAGGCCCGGTTATTGAAGAAGGGTTTTATTATGATATTGACATGGGCCATACGCTGACACCTGAAGATCTTCCAAAAATTGAAAAAGAAATGAAACGAATCGTTGATGAAAATCTGGAAATTGAACGGATCGAGGTCTCCCGTAATGAGGCAAGAGAAATGTTTCAGGAAATTGGGGACGATTTAAAACTGGAATTGATCGATGATATTCCGGAAGATGAACAAGTGACAATCTACCGCCAAGGGAATTTTTTCGACCTGTGCCGGGGGATACACGTTCCATCCACAAGTAAAATCAAAGCATTTAAATTGTTGAGTATCTCCGGCGCTTATTGGCGCGGCGACAGCAATAATAAACAGTTGCAGCGTATTTACGGAACAGCTTTTGAAAAACAAGGTCAGCTTGATGAACATTTGCGCATTCTTGAAGAGCGGAAAGAGCGCGACCATCGTAAACTCGGTAAAGAACTTGATATTTTCACCGTTTCACAACAAGTCGGACAGGGGCTGCCATTATGGCTCCCCAAAGGGGCAACAATCCGTCGTATTATTGAGCGCTACATTGTTGATATCGAAGAACGTCTTGGTTATGATCATGTGTATACACCTCTTCTGGGCAGTGTTGATTTGTATAAAACAAGCGGTCATTGGGATCACTACCAGGATGACATGTTCCCGACAATGGAAATGGACAATGAAGACCTGGTTCTCCGTCCGATGAACTGTCCGCACCATATGATGGTGTACAAAAATCAGTTGTACAGCTACCGCAATTTGCCGGTTAGAATTGCTGAACTGGGTACGATGCATCGTCACGAAATGTCAGGGGCATTGGCAGGTTTGCAGCGTGTCCGCGCAATGACGCTGAATGATGCACATATCTTTGCCCGCCCGGATCAGTTAAAGGATGAATTTATCCGGGTTGTAGAACTTGTGCAAAGGGTTTATAAAGATTTCGGGATCAAAGATTATTATTTCCGCCTTTCCTATCGTGACCCTGAAGATAAAGAGAAGTATATTAATAACGATGAAATGTGGGAAAAAGCACAAGCTATGCTGAAAGAAACGATGGAAGAAATGGATGTTGAATACGTTGAAGCAGAAGGCGAAGCAGCGTTTTATGGTCCGAAATTGGATGTGCAAGTGAAAACTGCTTTAGGAAAAGATGAAACACTGTCGACTGTTCAGCTTGATTATCAACTTCCGGAACGCTTTGATTTGACCTATATCGGTAAAGATGGCAATGAACATCGACCGATTGTCATTCACCGTGGTGTCGTCTCCACGATGGAACGATTTGTGGCTTTCCTGATCGAAGAGTACAAGGGTGCATTTCCAACTTGGCTGGCACCTGTTCAAGTGAAAGTTATCCCGGTGTCACCGGATGCTCATATGGATTATGCCAAAAAGGTCGCTGATAATCTACGGTTCCAGGGCGTCCGCATCGAAGTGGATGAACGGGATGAAAAAATCGGTTATAAAATCAGAGAAGCACAGACTCAGAAAGTTCCATTTGCGTTAGTCCTTGGTGATAAAGAGATTGAAAAAGAGAGCGTAAACGTCCGCCGGTATGGTGAGAAAGATTCTGAGACAATAAGTTATAATGATTTTGAAAAGATGATTAAAGAAGAAATCGACCAAAAGGTTCTGCAAAGAAAGTAA